A genomic region of Kluyveromyces marxianus DMKU3-1042 DNA, complete genome, chromosome 5 contains the following coding sequences:
- the PTR3 gene encoding Ptr3p: MSLEQILNDIGQNLFLPSEILRSGSKLTVKYKYVGDAYMQSCGCIVSEQLAKEVENLSEDCPVCHATGVRGIGPIQPLRHLYDQLRFYQSNTLSNDDIIIEQNATPMGVQRTRRPSDKSHSLLSLFLQVATKVATDDESLEKKPSSFSKESSDAQASSRISMDEQALVDSMSLDNISNSKTLPIQDNSGSVMEPPQFPISTSTLSSEYNEEKEFYFAKCFPMYRKRSQFSTHSKFLRTKSKLFINNSISPDCTKFALITPNKWEVFSIPYANSGSKSKEPALLFCGNSAGEYGPNFESLSMPTNLMSLKPIYNESWDASTMRTTRKKTRDNSAETALAQWEHIYCKLSNRLLVVAGTRGIFRVFDLEKGGEPIYTYCSSFPIRSVDINPITSTISCGITGRDRTTGAEQALLLLHRIEFDKTSQNWLFPQPITITLPYRDPIHTLQFSSDGKYLSCSTALESRFLVISLRKINEPRLVMKSLRLLDTSLESEGITDTKLFPGNPNLMCVTSVAFNAPPIVINTKIESMNGVQSVAQPTMLLRLNELGSKIHKCEVSPRNDSIAFLDRNGTVYMLFAPTMMDNEKRRILTVDMVSNAYRMREAASMRFSSDGHTLYILDRKGILYVEDFAYALPQHPEVTKCKQIN, translated from the coding sequence ATGTCACTCGAACAAATACTTAACGATATAGGCCAGAACCTATTTCTGCCCAGTGAGATTCTTCGATCTGGAAGCAAGCTTACAGTGAAATATAAATACGTCGGTGATGCGTATATGCAGTCATGTGGATGCATTGTGTCAGAACAACTTGCCAAAGAAGTCGAAAACTTGTCTGAAGATTGCCCAGTGTGCCACGCAACAGGTGTGCGAGGCATTGGTCCTATCCAACCACTACGGCATCTTTATGATCAGCTACGATTCTATCAAAGTAATACGCTATCAAACGACGATATAATAATTGAGCAGAATGCGACACCAATGGGAGTTCAACGAACTCGACGTCCCTCGGACAAATCTCATTCATTGCTCTCATTGTTCCTTCAGGTTGCCACTAAAGTTGCCACTGATGATGAATCGCTCGAAAAGAAGCCCTCGAGTTTCTCAAAGGAAAGTAGCGATGCACAAGCTTCCTCCAGAATATCAATGGATGAACAAGCCCTGGTAGATTCAATGTCATTAGACAATATATCGAACTCAAAGACGTTACCAATTCAGGACAATAGTGGCTCTGTAATGGAGCCTCCCCAATTCCCTATATCAACATCCACCCTTTCATCAGAGTACAACGAAGAAAAGGAGTTTTATTTTGCGAAATGTTTCCCCATGTACAGAAAACGTTCTCAATTCAGTACACATTCCAAATTCTTGCGCACTAAATCCAAACTTTTCATTAATAATTCTATTTCGCCGGACTGCACTAAGTTTGCACTTATTACACCAAATAAATGGGAGGTCTTTTCTATACCGTATGCCAACTCCGGCTCCAAATCAAAAGAACCAGCTTTATTATTTTGCGGTAACAGCGCTGGAGAATACGGACCGAATTTCGAATCCCTTTCTATGCCCACAAATCTTATGTCATTAAAGCCTATATACAACGAATCTTGGGACGCATCAACAATGAGGACtacaaggaaaaaaacaagagaTAATAGCGCAGAAACAGCACTCGCCCAATGGGAGCATATATATTGCAAATTAAGCAATAGGCTCTTGGTAGTGGCAGGTACTCGAGGCATTTTTAGAGTCTTTGATTTAGAAAAAGGAGGTGAACCAATTTACACCTATTGCTCTTCATTCCCAATTCGTTCGGTGGACATCAACCCGATAACATCTACGATATCATGTGGTATCACCGGTAGAGATAGAACCACCGGTGCAGAACAAGCACTATTGTTGCTTCATAGGATTGAATTTGATAAAACTAGCCAAAATTGGCTGTTTCCACAACCAATTACCATTACTCTCCCTTATCGTGACCCGATACATACGCTTCAGTTTTCCTCGGATGGAAAATATTTATCATGCTCAACTGCTTTGGAATCAAGGTTCCTTGTTATATCATTGAGAAAAATTAATGAACCTAGACTTGTGATGAAATCTTTACGTCTATTGGACACTTCTCTCGAATCTGAAGGTATAACTGACACCAAGCTATTCCCAGGAAACCCTAATTTAATGTGTGTCACATCTGTTGCCTTCAATGCACCGCCAATAGTCATAAATACTAAAATTGAATCAATGAATGGGGTACAAAGTGTTGCTCAGCCAACAATGCTACTCCGTCTAAACGAATTGGGATCAAAAATCCACAAATGTGAAGTATCTCCAAGAAATGATTCAATTGCTTTCCTTGATAGGAATGGAACAGTATATATGTTATTTGCGCCTACGATGATggataatgaaaaaaggCGAATTCTCACCGTCGATATGGTTTCAAATGCATATCGAATGAGAGAAGCTGCCTCAATGAGATTCAGTAGCGATGGTCACACACTATACATTTTGGATAGAAAAGGAATACTATATGTCGAGGATTTCGCATATGCTTTACCTCAACACCCAGAAGTAACAAAATGCAAGCAGATAAACTAA